The genomic segment AGAATGTCCTCCACGGCCAGGTTGGTTTCGCACCCGAGGGACGCGTCGTACCCCGCGGCTCCCTGACATACGTCATCACCCGGAGGCAGTGGCACACCTGGAGGCGGTGGGAAGAACGTTGGAACATCACCACCGATGAAGTCGTCTCCGGGACCGCCGTTGATGTGGTCGGAGTGGGATCCACCAAATAGCGAATCGGCGCCTGCTTGTCCGAATATGGAGTCGTCGCCGAGCCCACCAATGATTTCGTCGTCTCCACTTCCCCCATAACCCTGGTCATCGCCTTGGGCTAGAGCCAGGAAGTCGTTCCCCGAATCGCCATGAACGATGTCGTCGCCGGGTCCGGCAAGAATCTCGTCGTCGCCAGCACCGCCGTGGATCCGATCATTGCCACCCTCGGCGTTGGGGTCGCCGAAGAACGCGAGGTCGTCGCCGAGGATTCCGTCGTCGCCGTCACCCCCGTCGATGACGTCGTCACCCCCACAGCCAGCCATCAGATCATCACCACCCAGAGCCCGAATGATGTCGTCGCCATCGCCGGCGATGATGACGTCGAAGCCCTCTGTGCCGAACAGGACGTCCTTGCCGTCAGTGCCGAGAATGAAGTTGCCTCCCTCGAACATGGGATCCTCGAGATCAACACCCGGGCAAGTCGGGAGATGCGCATCTCCCAGCGCGGCAGGAGCCACTATCAACGACAAGGCAGCAACCGTCACCACGACGGAAAGTCTCCCCAGCTTTCTCATTGCGTCCCCTTTCCTGAGGTACTCCAACGTTACACGACCCACATGAACCGAGCCCGAAGTCCCAGATGGCCTCAGTTCGGCGCTCGCCGTCACGGCCTCGTGGCACGTGTCAGGCGGTGCAGTCGCCACGCGTTGCCCTGCCGAGCCGCCCGGTTCTCCGATACTCGACTCAACTACGCGCGGCCGGGATTCGACGACGACCTGGCCGTCTTGGTGGTGGGTGATGTCGATCCCCATCTCGGCGTTAGACCTTGGCCCTGTCTGCCGGGTCGGCCGCGGCGAGGGTGGCGGTGATGTCCCATACGGATGCGGCTGGTCAGCCCGACCATGTGCCGGCGCATAGAGTGCCTGTCCATGGACTGGCTTTCTGTCCCGGCTGGTCGTGATGAGGTCACAACCCAGTGGCTCTCGCGCATCTTTGGTCCGCTGCAGTCGTTCACGATAGAGCAGATTGGAGAGGAGTTCGGTCTCAGCGGATCGACATTCAAGGTCGATCTATGCCCAATCGATGCACCACGGCGACAGGTGGCAATCAAGTTCGCTTCCTACGATCCCACGGCACGGGAGATCATGTTTTTCGAGCGCTGCGCCGCCGACACGCCCCTTCGATTACCCGACTTCGTGGCAGGAGCCGTCGATCACGAGGCCGACCGAGGGGTCGTCGTGCTCGAGTATCTGGCCGACTTGCGGCAGGGCGACGTTCTGGCCGGGTGCACCCGAGCGGAGGCGATCACCCTGGCGAGGATGCTGGCGCGCCTGCATGCGGCGTGGTGGGGTGCCGACGATGCGGCGACGTCAGCACTAGCAGAGCTCGGTGATGACACAATGGCCTCCGGGCCGGGTATACGGGAAGACCGGCTCGGCCCGTTTCTCAATCGTCATGGTGGGTCGCTTCCCTGGTCGATGCGTGAACTCCTCGAGGATCTTCCGAATCGGCTGGCTTTGGCGTACCAGAAGCTGCGGATGGGCCCGATTACGTTGATCCATCGCGACTGGCACCTCGACAACGTGCTCTTCGCGCCGTCGGGTGAGCCGTTCGTGATCGACTGGCAAGGAGCCGCCGTAGGACCTCCGGCAACCGATCTTGCTCGATTCATGGTCGAATGCCTGACGGCTGAGCAGCACCGCTCCTACGGATCAGAGGCGCTGCTCACCTACGTGGAGGAGCTCGCCCGCCGCGGTATCCACAGACCCATGTCGGACGCCAGCCAAGAGATCGGCCATGCCTCGTTGCGTCTGCTGGCCCGCATCATCAACTGGCTCGGCCGAACACCGCCCGATCCTCCCGGCTCACGCAAAGAGGCACTCGGTCGCAACATTCTGCACAACATCGCGATGACCCTGGAAGCCTTCTCAATGGGGTGACCCCCCGGCATCCATCTTCCCCGCACTCGATCAACAAGATCGGGAGGATCAACGCGACGGAAAGCGACGCGTCAGGCGGCGCCGTCCCACCAATCGAGAACTCGGAGCGCTCGGAGGGTGTTCCAGCGGCTGGGTTCTCCGACGACGGCTTCGAGGTCGAAGTGGACGCGACCCTGATGGATGCGGTCGAGCAGCCACCGGCCGTCGGGCTGCCGCTTGGACCGCACGACCTCGACGGCTTCGGCCATGCGTGGATCGGGGTCCGCTCCCGAGTGACGGAAGTAGTCGAGCGCCCGCAGCACGTCATAGTGCCAGTAGTAGGGGAAGGCGAAGTCGAGATACGCCGGATCGGCGACCTCGCCCGTGCTCCTGCGACGGAACAGATCGCGCTCGAGCAGATACTCCTCCCCGCCGCGGCGGGCCTGGCGGACCGCGGCGGAACCCCCGGTGGCGCGCTCGAACTCGAGCAGCCCGTCGAGCACGTTGATCGTCGTGTCGAACGAGGAGCGCACCGACCCGTTCTCGGCCTCGCAGTTCCAGCCACCGTCGGCGAGCCGCTCGCCCAGGACCCGCTCGACGATGGCGGCGACGTCCACCCCGAAGTAGGCGCCGGTCTCGATGGTCCGACCGTTGATGCACGGCTCGACCTCGCCGTCGAAGTAGCGCTGCCCGGCGTGCTCCCAGCGCCCGTGCTCGGCGATGAGCGGGATCGCCCGACGCGCTGCCTCGCTCGCCGGGTCCAATCCGAGGATCTGCAAGGTCTGCAGTGTGTGCATCGTCGCCGTCCACGGCTGGCCCGGTTCGCCGCCCCGGTAGCCCGCCGGGAAGCAGGCGCCGCCGTCCCACAACCCGTCGGCGCCCTCGAGCGCCAGTAGACGGGCGCCCCAGCCCTCGTGCTCCAGGCGCGCTCGCTCGGCGGCGACCTCGCTGGGCGAGGCCTCGCCGGGCGAGGCAGCAATGAGACCGCGTAGCACCTGCCAGCGGATCGCGGGGTCGCCCTCGAGCAGCCAATCGATCACGCCCATCGCCCGCAGGCTAACCCGGGTTCGAAACCCCGTTCGAGCGATTCGCCTAGACCTGGGTTGGTGGTCGGTGTTTGCGATAGGAGTTCTTGCTGATGATCTTTCCGTCACGCACGGTCAGGAAGTCGCAGCCGTTGACCTCGACGTGTCGCCCGTCGGGCAGGGTGCCGGTGAGGGTCCACTCGGACACCCCGTAGCCGAAAGCCAGGCTGTGATGGCGTCCGTTGCCCCACTGGGCGTCCGGCATCGATTCGAGAGCCTCGGCAAACGCCTCCTTCACCTCCCTGGAACCCTCGTACCGCTTGCCACACACCTCATCACCTCCCGATGCCTCGAACACGCAGTCCTCGGAGAAGAGGCTCATCAGGGTTTCCAGGTCGTGCCGGTTCCACGCCTCCGTGTGGCGGGCCAGAAGCTCCCGCAGATTCGAATCACGCTGTGCCACTTTCACTCCTCCATATGGGCTCTCGGATCATCGCAGACATCTGGATCTCGACGATTGGTCGAGCCGGAGGCCACCGGATTCGAACGGCGCCGCCCCCTTCCTATATTGCCGCGGGATGCAGACGTTTCTCTTCACCGACATCGAGGGGAGTACCCGTCTTTGGGAGGAGCAACCTGACGAGATGGCTGCGGCCCTGTCGCGGCATGACGTGATCCTGGCCGAATCGATCCACGAGGCCAGCGGCGCCGTCCTGAAGACGACCGGGGACGGGACCATCGCCGTGTTCGACTCGGCCGGCGGCGCCCTGGCAGCCACCGTTCTTGCGCAGAAGGCGCTGAGCGCCGAGCCATGGCCGTCATCGCCGTTGCGGGTGCGGATGGGGGTCCACGCCGGGGAGACGGAGAACCGCGACGGCGACTACTTCGGACCGACTATGAATCGCACCGCGCGAATCATGGCCGCGGGCCATGGCGGACAGATACTGATCTCGGCTGCCGTCGCCGAGCTCGCCGCAGGGCAACTGCCGTCCGGGGCGGACCTTCGGGACCTCGGCCTGCACCGCCTCAAGGACCTGACTCTGCCCGAGCACCTCTATCAGCTCCTTCACCCCGACATCGACAGCGACTTCCCGCCGCCCTTCACCCTCGACGCCCGGCCCCACAATCTCCCCCTGCAGACGACGGAGTTCCTGGGGCGGAGCAACGAGCTGACAGCGGTCCAAGCGCTGCTGGAGGCAACCGGCACCAGGCTGCTCACGCTGGCCGGTCCTGGTGGTGCCGGCAAGACACGACTCGGTCTCCAGGTCGCCGCCGAGCAGGTCCACAGGTTCCGTGACGGAGTGTTCTTCGTAGACCTCTCCGCCGAGCGCGACTCGGGCGCCGCTTTCGAAGCGATCGTCCGCATCCTCAACCTCCCTGTTTCGGGAGCGGGAGACCCTCTCCAGGTTCTGAAGACCAGGCTGCGCGACCTCGAGATGTTGCTGGTCCTCGACAACTTCGAGCAGGTGACTTCCGCCGCCGAAGGCGTCGCCGAGCTGCTCCAGCACGCCCCGGCGTTGAAGGTCATCGTCACCAGCCGTGAGACACTTCGGATTCGGGCCGAACGTGTCTTCCCCGTCCCGCCGCTCGCACTCCCTCACCCGAGGGATACTGCGTCTTCGATCGCCGAGTCTGAGTCCGTGCAGCTCTTCACGGAGAGGGCGCGTGCGGTGCGGTCTGGGTTCGCCGTCACCGACACCAACGCCTCGACCATCGCCGAGATCTGTCTCCGCCTGGACGGCCTCCCGCTGGCGATCGAGTTGGCGGCGGCGCGGCTGAACGTGTTCACGCCTGCCGAACTCCTGGGGCGCTTGCAGGATCGACTCGACGTCTTGGGAGCCGGAGGTCGTGACAGACCCGACCGGCAGCGCACACTGTGGGGGGCGATCGGGTGGAGCTACGACCTCCTCGATGAGGGCGAGGGTCGGCTCTTCGAACTCAT from the Acidimicrobiia bacterium genome contains:
- a CDS encoding calcium-binding protein; this encodes MEYLRKGDAMRKLGRLSVVVTVAALSLIVAPAALGDAHLPTCPGVDLEDPMFEGGNFILGTDGKDVLFGTEGFDVIIAGDGDDIIRALGGDDLMAGCGGDDVIDGGDGDDGILGDDLAFFGDPNAEGGNDRIHGGAGDDEILAGPGDDIVHGDSGNDFLALAQGDDQGYGGSGDDEIIGGLGDDSIFGQAGADSLFGGSHSDHINGGPGDDFIGGDVPTFFPPPPGVPLPPGDDVCQGAAGYDASLGCETNLAVEDIL
- a CDS encoding aminoglycoside phosphotransferase family protein, producing MDWLSVPAGRDEVTTQWLSRIFGPLQSFTIEQIGEEFGLSGSTFKVDLCPIDAPRRQVAIKFASYDPTAREIMFFERCAADTPLRLPDFVAGAVDHEADRGVVVLEYLADLRQGDVLAGCTRAEAITLARMLARLHAAWWGADDAATSALAELGDDTMASGPGIREDRLGPFLNRHGGSLPWSMRELLEDLPNRLALAYQKLRMGPITLIHRDWHLDNVLFAPSGEPFVIDWQGAAVGPPATDLARFMVECLTAEQHRSYGSEALLTYVEELARRGIHRPMSDASQEIGHASLRLLARIINWLGRTPPDPPGSRKEALGRNILHNIAMTLEAFSMG
- a CDS encoding nuclear transport factor 2 family protein; the encoded protein is MAQRDSNLRELLARHTEAWNRHDLETLMSLFSEDCVFEASGGDEVCGKRYEGSREVKEAFAEALESMPDAQWGNGRHHSLAFGYGVSEWTLTGTLPDGRHVEVNGCDFLTVRDGKIISKNSYRKHRPPTQV